AAAGTCCGAGTACGAGCGCTGTGTCAAACCGCGCGGGGGTGGCGACGATGGCGAGTGCGACCGCAGCCAACCCTGCGGCCAACCCGATTGCAACCGGCGCCGCTCAGGCGCCCTACACCGAGAGCCGCCGCCTTCCCAGCGCGAGGCAGGCCACGCCGAGAGCGAGCAGGGCAGTCGTCCCGGGCTCGGGGACCACTTCCAAGCCGAAGAGACCGGCTCCCGCTGTGCCGCCACCGGTTCCGAAGACATTGGCGAAGTAGGTCTCACCGGGTGTGGCCGTGAAGCTGAAGCTCCCGGGGCCAGTGATGCTGTTCACGGTTCCGGTCGCCGTCGTGATCGAGAGGAACAGGAAATCAAACCCGAAGAAAGGGTCTGTGCTCAAGTCGGCGAGCGTCACCGAATAGGTATACGGGGCCGTGTCCGCGTCGAACTCGAAGTTCAGCCCGGTCGTTCCCACGATCCAACCGGTCGTCTCAAAGACAGGTGTTGCGCCTGCAACGTTCGGCGAACACAACAAGACGATGGCCGCTACCACTCCGAACAATTTGGTCTTCATTTTCGACGAACCCCTCAAGTCAGCGCACGGTTTCTCCACCTATGAGTGGTTCGAGAAGCCCT
The genomic region above belongs to bacterium and contains:
- a CDS encoding PEP-CTERM sorting domain-containing protein, translated to MKTKLFGVVAAIVLLCSPNVAGATPVFETTGWIVGTTGLNFEFDADTAPYTYSVTLADLSTDPFFGFDFLFLSITTATGTVNSITGPGSFSFTATPGETYFANVFGTGGGTAGAGLFGLEVVPEPGTTALLALGVACLALGRRRLSV